The proteins below are encoded in one region of Hordeum vulgare subsp. vulgare chromosome 3H, MorexV3_pseudomolecules_assembly, whole genome shotgun sequence:
- the LOC123443877 gene encoding acyl transferase 5-like — protein MAAPTVVKSPPALVPPAEPTPGGVLPLSSIDKTAAVRVSVDFIQVFPQSSDRCGDDQVATMRQGFARALVPYYPVAGRIAEPSPGDLVVDCTGEGVWFVEATASCSLADVKGLERPLLIPKAELIPRPPPEEKLEDLILMAQVTKFTCGGFAVGICFSHLVFDGQGAAQFLKAAGELARGFPAPSVAPVWDRETIPDPPKLPRGPPPSFTAFSFVTQVVEISPESILRIKDEFKAATGGETCSTFDAVTAVVFKCRALAVELPDDAEVRLGFAASTRHLLQGVLPSVDGYYGNCVYPVGITRSSKIIREAALPEVVGVMREAKEALKVRFTDWMHGGAKDDHYNVPLDYGTVTVSDWSRVGFNEVDYGFGEPGYVFTLNDDVNIVASVIYLKPPAPKRGIRLMLRCVEEPHAAVFADELAKYA, from the exons ATGGCCGCGCCCACCGTCGTCAAGTCGCCGCCGGCGCTCGTCCCACCGGCGGAGCCCACCCCGGGCGGCGTGCTACCGCTCTCCTCCATCGACAAGACCGCCGCCGTCCGCGTCTCGGTCGACTTCATCCAGGTCTTCCCCCAGTCCTCCGATCGGTGCGGCGACGACCAGGTGGCCACGATGCGCCAAGGGTTCGCGAGGGCGCTAGTGCCGTACTATCCGGTGGCCGGCCGCATCGCGGAGCCCTCCCCGGGCGACCTCGTGGTGGACTGCACCGGCGAGGGCGTCTGGTTCGTGGAGGCCACGGCGAGCTGCTCGCTCGCCGACGTCAAGGGCCTCGAGCGCCCGCTGCTCATCCCCAAGGCGGAGCTTATCCCCCGCCCTCCCCCCGAGGAGAAGCTCGAGGACCTCATCCTCATGGCGCAG GTGACGAAATTCACCTGCGGTGGATTCGCCGTGGGGATCTGCTTCAGCCACCTGGTGTTCGATGGGCAGGGCGCCGCGCAGTTCCTCAAGGCCGCGGGCGAGCTGGCCCGGGGGTTCCCGGCGCCATCGGTGGCTCCCGTGTGGGACCGCGAAACGATCCCGGACCCACCCAAGCTGCCGCGCGGCCCGCCGCCGTCCTTCACGGCGTTCAGCTTCGTGACCCAGGTGGTCGAGATCTCGCCGGAGAGCATCCTGCGCATCAAGGACGAGTTCAAGGCCGCCACCGGCGGGGAGACCTGCTCCACCTTCGACGCCGTGACGGCCGTGGTTTTCAAGTGCCGTGCGCTGGCGGTGGAGCTCCCCGACGACGCTGAAGTCCGCCTCGGCTTCGCCGCCAGCACGCGGCACCTCCTCCAGGGCGTGCTGCCGTCAGTGGATGGCTACTATGGCAACTGCGTGTACccggtcgggatcacccggagcAGCAAGATCATCCGGGAGGCGGCGCTGCCCGAAGTGGTCGGCGTGATGCGAGAGGCCAAGGAGGCGCTTAAGGTGAGGTTCACGGACTGGATGCACGGTGGCGCCAAGGACGACCACTACAATGTGCCGCTGGATTACGGCACCGTGACGGTGTCGGACTGGAGCCGCGTCGGCTTCAACGAGGTGGACTACGGCTTCGGCGAGCCCGGATACGTGTTCACGCTCAACGACGATGTCAACATTGTCGCGTCGGTGATCTACCTCAAGCCACCGGCACCCAAGCGTGGGATCCGACTGATGCTCCGTTGCGTGGAGGAGCCACACGCGGCTGTGTTCGCCGACGAGCTTGCCAAGTACGCTTAG